Proteins encoded by one window of Chondromyces crocatus:
- a CDS encoding gluconeogenesis factor YvcK family protein, translating into MARPHIVTIGGGTGHYTLLTGLRALDAQITAIVTMMDSGGSSGRLRDEYGLLPPGDFTRCLAALSSHPEAVKELFGHRFRAGSLGGHTVRNLLYTAVQEITGSVPLTVDRLHEIFAVKNRVLPVTADRVDLVMHLESDRVIRGEASIDTLADLLEAPVLSVYLDPEAAAYPPALAAIADADLIVLGPGDLFTSLVPNLLVQGVREAIAQSRAKVLYVCNLMTKPNETPGYTVGDFVGTMAMYLGEARLDAVLYNAVWASARLDHYASERSRPVPLGEPDALPEGLLATGDLLAEGRLIRHDPRKLAAAIEELARARGWW; encoded by the coding sequence ATGGCGAGGCCGCACATCGTGACCATCGGAGGGGGCACGGGTCATTACACCCTGCTCACCGGCCTGCGCGCCCTCGACGCGCAGATCACGGCCATCGTCACCATGATGGACTCGGGCGGCAGCTCGGGCCGACTCCGTGACGAGTACGGCCTCTTGCCGCCCGGCGACTTCACCCGCTGCCTCGCGGCGCTGTCCTCACACCCCGAAGCCGTGAAGGAGCTGTTCGGCCACCGCTTCCGCGCCGGGAGCCTCGGCGGACACACGGTGCGCAACCTGCTCTACACGGCAGTGCAGGAGATCACCGGCTCGGTGCCGCTCACCGTGGATCGGCTGCACGAGATCTTCGCGGTGAAGAACCGCGTGCTCCCGGTGACGGCCGACCGGGTCGACCTGGTGATGCATCTGGAGAGCGATCGGGTGATCCGCGGCGAGGCCTCCATCGACACGCTGGCCGACCTGCTGGAGGCCCCCGTGCTCTCCGTGTACCTGGATCCAGAGGCCGCGGCATACCCCCCCGCCCTGGCGGCGATCGCAGATGCAGACCTGATCGTGCTCGGCCCGGGTGATCTGTTCACCAGCCTCGTCCCCAACCTGCTCGTGCAGGGCGTGCGTGAAGCGATCGCCCAGAGTCGCGCCAAGGTTCTCTACGTGTGCAACCTGATGACGAAGCCGAACGAGACCCCTGGCTACACCGTCGGCGATTTCGTGGGGACCATGGCGATGTACCTGGGAGAAGCGCGGCTCGACGCGGTGCTCTACAACGCCGTCTGGGCGTCTGCGCGGCTCGATCACTACGCCTCGGAACGCTCGCGGCCGGTGCCTCTCGGTGAGCCGGACGCGCTGCCGGAGGGGCTGCTCGCGACAGGAGATCTGCTGGCGGAGGGGCGGCTCATCCGGCACGACCCGCGCAAGCTGGCGGCCGCGATCGAGGAGCTGGCGCGCGCGCGCGGGTGGTGGTGA
- the hemC gene encoding hydroxymethylbilane synthase, translating to MRLVLATRRSALALAQSRAFADHLRGAVPGLTIEELQVVTSGDKTQDRPLQDIGGKGLFIKELEEALLDGRADFAVHSIKDVPAEIAPALTLACIPAREDPRDALVTRAGVSLRALPEGARVGTSSLRRAVALRAVRPDLQIEPLRGNVDTRLRKVEDGTVDAAVLALAGLKRLGLAGRATEILEPEVSLPAIGQGALGIECRVADAAIQDVLAKVADPETTVRVSAERAVMAAVEGNCRTPVAAYAVRDGDTLWLRAFLAEPDGSRQRTGERRIPWPADSAEAARCGHDLGVELEAT from the coding sequence ATGCGCCTCGTTCTCGCGACCCGTCGATCCGCGCTCGCGCTCGCCCAGTCCCGCGCCTTCGCCGACCACCTCCGGGGCGCCGTCCCTGGCCTCACCATCGAGGAACTCCAGGTGGTGACCTCGGGGGACAAGACCCAGGATCGCCCGCTCCAGGACATCGGCGGCAAGGGCCTGTTCATCAAGGAGCTGGAGGAGGCGCTGCTCGACGGCCGCGCCGACTTCGCCGTGCACTCGATCAAGGACGTACCCGCCGAGATCGCCCCAGCGCTCACCCTGGCATGCATCCCTGCGCGAGAAGACCCGCGGGACGCACTGGTCACGCGAGCTGGTGTCTCGCTGCGGGCGCTCCCAGAAGGGGCACGCGTGGGAACGTCGAGCCTGCGGCGGGCGGTGGCGCTGCGGGCAGTGCGCCCGGACCTCCAGATCGAGCCGCTGCGGGGCAACGTGGACACGCGTCTGCGCAAGGTCGAGGACGGGACGGTCGATGCGGCCGTGCTCGCGCTGGCGGGCCTGAAGCGCCTGGGCCTCGCCGGGCGAGCCACGGAGATCCTGGAGCCCGAGGTGTCGCTGCCTGCGATCGGACAAGGCGCGCTGGGGATCGAGTGCCGGGTGGCGGACGCCGCGATCCAGGACGTGCTGGCGAAGGTGGCCGATCCCGAGACCACGGTGCGTGTCTCGGCCGAGCGCGCGGTGATGGCCGCGGTGGAGGGCAACTGCCGCACCCCGGTGGCGGCCTACGCGGTGCGCGATGGCGACACGCTGTGGCTCCGCGCCTTCCTCGCGGAGCCAGACGGGTCGCGGCAGCGCACGGGAGAGCGACGCATCCCCTGGCCCGCAGACAGCGCCGAAGCCGCGCGCTGTGGCCACGATCTCGGCGTGGAGCTCGAGGCGACCTAG
- the hemA gene encoding glutamyl-tRNA reductase, whose protein sequence is MIVVVGLSHKTAPIEVRERLAVGRDALPTLLQRLVAHPAIGEAVVLSTCNRVEIYAAPCGPGGAGGAGSMTSERPPASLPPEVTQTREMEALHAVVGALCGLGGDGIRPYLAGARGLDAVLHLFRVAASLDSLVVGEPQILGQLKEALVSAREAGSVGPRLAQAMHRAFKVGKRARAETAIGAGQVSVSSVAIELARQIFADLAGRSALLVGAGEMAEAASRLLVRAGARLTVVNRSPERAAALAREVGGEPRAWSELERSVIEADIVVSSTSSPTYVIPVDLVRRARKARRGRSLFLIDIAVPRDVDPAVNDLDNVYLYDVDDLSQIVAQSLEERAVEAARAEEIVRDEVRGYEAWALERALTPTIVDLRARTRSILAAEVERSLSGKLRHLSTADRQALAMMVEAATNKLLHVPTTRLRAMAGDERAEDHVEALRELFDLDSSPQGELLPLSFDGASNGASRSGDTPLPGSIGRSVPPPSGRGRSVPPPSGDGRATPQRADGQSAPPQSGRSARGVSSSAVAAPPAIPPPPAVPSVSVVMPPGAARAMGIKGV, encoded by the coding sequence GTGATCGTCGTCGTCGGGCTGTCTCACAAGACGGCGCCCATCGAGGTCCGCGAGCGGCTCGCCGTGGGGCGCGACGCGCTCCCGACGCTGCTCCAGCGCCTCGTGGCTCACCCCGCCATCGGCGAGGCGGTGGTCCTCTCGACGTGCAACCGCGTGGAGATCTACGCCGCACCTTGCGGGCCTGGCGGCGCGGGAGGCGCGGGGTCGATGACGTCGGAGCGCCCGCCCGCGTCGCTGCCGCCCGAAGTCACGCAGACGCGCGAGATGGAGGCGCTCCACGCCGTCGTCGGCGCGCTCTGCGGGCTCGGTGGCGACGGGATCCGGCCCTACCTCGCCGGAGCGCGCGGACTGGACGCGGTGCTGCACCTGTTCCGCGTGGCGGCGTCGCTCGACTCGCTGGTGGTGGGCGAGCCGCAGATCCTCGGGCAGCTCAAGGAGGCGCTCGTCTCCGCCCGCGAAGCCGGGAGCGTGGGGCCGCGGCTCGCCCAGGCGATGCACCGCGCGTTCAAGGTCGGCAAGCGCGCACGGGCAGAGACGGCCATCGGCGCGGGCCAGGTCTCGGTGTCCAGCGTGGCCATCGAACTGGCGCGCCAGATCTTCGCGGATCTGGCCGGACGCAGCGCCCTGCTCGTGGGCGCGGGGGAGATGGCGGAGGCGGCCTCGCGGCTCCTCGTGCGCGCGGGGGCGCGCCTGACGGTCGTCAACCGGAGCCCGGAGCGCGCAGCAGCGCTGGCGCGGGAGGTCGGGGGCGAGCCGCGGGCGTGGTCCGAACTGGAGCGGTCGGTGATCGAGGCCGACATCGTGGTCTCCTCCACGTCGAGCCCGACCTACGTGATCCCGGTCGATCTCGTCCGGCGCGCGCGCAAGGCCCGTCGAGGACGCAGCCTCTTCCTGATCGACATCGCGGTCCCGCGCGACGTGGATCCGGCCGTCAACGATCTCGACAACGTGTACCTGTACGACGTCGACGATCTCTCCCAGATCGTCGCCCAGTCGCTGGAGGAGCGCGCCGTCGAGGCCGCGCGCGCCGAGGAGATCGTCCGCGACGAGGTGCGGGGCTACGAGGCCTGGGCCCTGGAGCGGGCACTGACGCCGACCATCGTCGACCTCCGGGCGCGCACCCGGTCCATCCTCGCCGCCGAGGTGGAGCGAAGCCTGTCGGGCAAGCTGCGGCACCTGAGCACCGCCGACCGCCAGGCGCTGGCGATGATGGTCGAGGCGGCGACGAACAAGCTGCTCCACGTCCCGACGACGCGGCTGCGCGCCATGGCAGGCGACGAGCGCGCCGAGGACCATGTGGAGGCCCTGCGGGAACTGTTCGACCTCGACAGCTCCCCCCAGGGGGAGCTCCTGCCGCTGTCGTTCGACGGGGCGAGCAACGGCGCCTCGAGGTCCGGTGACACCCCGCTCCCGGGCAGTATCGGCCGCAGCGTGCCGCCCCCGAGCGGCAGGGGACGCAGCGTGCCCCCCCCGAGCGGCGACGGACGCGCGACGCCTCAGCGAGCCGATGGTCAGAGCGCACCGCCCCAGAGCGGCCGGAGCGCCCGTGGGGTATCGTCGTCTGCGGTGGCCGCTCCGCCGGCCATCCCTCCACCGCCGGCCGTGCCGTCGGTGTCCGTCGTGATGCCCCCTGGCGCTGCACGCGCCATGGGGATCAAGGGAGTCTGA
- a CDS encoding cytochrome C assembly family protein, translating into MTEAISAVTFAAALLLYGGASALFFLDVAGARSPRSRAPLPSFPSTSASSLSAAAVLELPAIGRGELQPIGRAELPPIGRASIPGLPIEPAQAVTSITRHAPRLLGFGALAHAGYVTMASFVAHVCPVHSVHFMLSIASLLAAAGYLLARRWFRVDALGLVIAPIGLVCLLGTFFLGKPVAEQGLSPAFIAAHVLANLLGVALFLLAGAAAVLYLVQEKRLKRKRAALAPGNLPALDTLDRAVHRFLAAGFLPLTLGVITGTFWARRLEMGHPDEVMRAVFGYATWLLVGMVLLLRAAAGWRGRRAAYGTIAGLACAGVVLVVYLFRPAIAAAGHQDGGPVGMTAASRVFPTPPGWAVSPGSVASPGSAASPGSAALPGSAVSPGTVASPAPGIETAALSGGGHRR; encoded by the coding sequence ATGACCGAGGCCATTTCCGCGGTCACCTTCGCGGCCGCGCTCCTCCTGTACGGTGGCGCCAGCGCGCTCTTCTTCCTCGACGTGGCGGGAGCCCGCTCTCCGCGTTCGCGCGCCCCGCTGCCGAGCTTCCCCTCGACCAGCGCGTCGTCGCTCTCGGCCGCGGCAGTCCTGGAGCTGCCCGCCATCGGTCGCGGCGAGCTTCAGCCCATCGGCCGCGCAGAATTGCCGCCGATCGGGCGCGCCTCGATCCCCGGGCTCCCGATCGAGCCGGCCCAGGCGGTCACCTCGATCACCCGCCACGCACCACGCTTGCTCGGCTTCGGTGCACTCGCGCATGCCGGGTACGTCACGATGGCCAGCTTCGTCGCGCACGTGTGCCCCGTGCACTCGGTTCACTTCATGCTCTCCATCGCCTCGCTGCTCGCGGCGGCGGGTTATCTGCTCGCGCGGCGCTGGTTCCGCGTCGACGCGCTCGGGCTGGTCATCGCGCCGATCGGGCTCGTGTGCCTCCTGGGCACCTTCTTTCTCGGGAAGCCCGTGGCCGAGCAAGGGCTCTCACCGGCCTTCATCGCAGCGCACGTGCTCGCGAACCTGCTCGGGGTGGCGCTGTTCCTCCTGGCCGGGGCGGCGGCGGTGCTCTACCTGGTCCAGGAGAAGCGGCTGAAGCGCAAGCGCGCGGCCCTCGCCCCTGGAAACCTCCCGGCCCTGGACACGCTGGATCGGGCGGTCCATCGCTTCCTCGCCGCCGGGTTTCTGCCGCTGACGCTGGGCGTGATCACCGGGACCTTCTGGGCGCGTCGGCTGGAGATGGGTCACCCCGACGAGGTGATGCGCGCCGTCTTCGGATACGCCACCTGGCTGCTCGTGGGCATGGTGCTGCTCCTCCGCGCGGCGGCGGGGTGGCGCGGGCGTCGAGCGGCGTACGGCACGATCGCCGGGCTCGCGTGTGCCGGGGTGGTGCTGGTCGTGTACCTGTTCCGGCCGGCGATCGCTGCGGCGGGTCACCAGGACGGCGGGCCGGTGGGGATGACCGCAGCATCGAGGGTGTTCCCCACCCCGCCCGGGTGGGCCGTGTCGCCAGGATCGGTTGCGTCGCCAGGATCGGCTGCGTCACCAGGATCGGCTGCGTTGCCAGGATCGGCTGTGTCGCCAGGAACGGTTGCGTCGCCAGCGCCGGGGATCGAGACGGCGGCGCTGTCGGGTGGAGGCCACCGCCGGTGA
- the pssA gene encoding CDP-diacylglycerol--serine O-phosphatidyltransferase has translation MVRKRRRLELRKTLFLLPNLITLSSIFCGFDSIRVSATATTENDFYRAALLIVFAMFFDTLDGRVARMTKTQSAFGLQIDSLADVVSFGVAPSILVYQWTLHRFDTVGLVVAFLFTALGAVRLARFNVLSMGESGKPTKPSKYIVGLPIPGAAGILVSIVVANHAAGGMIGNAEYAAAILGVTLLLSLLMVSTIRFRSFKDVKLNARTMAFVAFAIGSSAFISAQLKPAFVLVWLLGVYVMLGICESLWQLPGRLRGGVQADARSSAASLPPRDSVPPGTPPL, from the coding sequence ATGGTGCGGAAACGGCGGCGGCTGGAGCTGAGGAAGACGTTGTTCCTCCTCCCGAACCTGATCACGCTGTCCTCGATATTCTGCGGGTTCGACTCGATCCGCGTATCGGCGACGGCCACGACGGAGAATGATTTCTACCGCGCTGCCCTCCTGATCGTCTTCGCGATGTTCTTCGACACGCTCGACGGGCGTGTCGCGCGGATGACGAAGACCCAGAGCGCGTTCGGGCTCCAGATCGACTCTCTCGCCGATGTGGTCTCCTTCGGCGTGGCGCCGTCGATCCTGGTCTACCAGTGGACGCTCCATCGCTTCGATACGGTCGGGCTGGTCGTGGCGTTTCTGTTCACGGCGCTGGGGGCCGTGCGCCTTGCTCGCTTCAACGTCCTCTCCATGGGCGAGAGCGGCAAGCCGACCAAGCCGTCGAAGTACATCGTCGGCCTGCCCATCCCGGGCGCTGCGGGCATCCTCGTCTCCATCGTGGTGGCGAACCATGCCGCCGGGGGCATGATCGGGAACGCCGAGTACGCCGCAGCCATCCTGGGGGTGACGCTGCTCCTGTCGCTCCTGATGGTCTCCACCATCCGGTTCCGGTCCTTCAAAGACGTGAAGCTCAACGCGCGGACGATGGCGTTCGTCGCCTTCGCCATCGGATCGAGCGCGTTCATCTCGGCGCAGCTCAAGCCGGCCTTCGTGCTGGTGTGGCTCCTCGGGGTCTACGTGATGCTCGGCATCTGTGAGTCACTCTGGCAGCTCCCCGGCCGCCTGCGTGGAGGCGTCCAGGCCGATGCGCGCTCCAGCGCCGCTTCGCTCCCGCCCCGCGACTCCGTCCCGCCCGGGACCCCGCCGCTCTGA
- a CDS encoding TolB family protein encodes MSRLLPLLLAVPALLSAACGSSETPPKEPLGAMPEASTTAKPEWLPFRIRAGKPVESDPKEKHLTELRQLTFGGENAEAYWSPDSRKLILQSTRGNDECDQIYLLDLGTGETNRVSNGQGKTTCSYFFYPGDKGPEKVLFASSHEHSPACPPKPDRSQGYVWPLDEFDIYTANPDGTDIKPFITGKGYDAEATIAFDGSRIVFTSTRDGDLDLYTSNLDGTDIKRITTTPGYDGGAFFSPDSTKLVWRASRPEGAELEEYKALLAKGMVRPSKLEIVVASADGANPRTITKNGRANFGPYFLPDSRRVIFSSDMASPPGHRGVPNFELFVVDSEGTPGPEGAPTPERITHYEGFDGFPMFSPDGQYLVFASNRFGGKPGETNLFVARWVE; translated from the coding sequence ATGAGCCGCCTGCTTCCCCTCCTCCTCGCCGTCCCGGCGCTCCTCTCGGCCGCTTGTGGAAGCTCCGAGACCCCCCCGAAGGAGCCGCTCGGCGCCATGCCGGAGGCCTCCACCACCGCCAAGCCCGAGTGGCTCCCCTTCCGCATCCGCGCGGGCAAGCCGGTCGAGTCCGACCCGAAGGAGAAGCACCTCACCGAGCTGCGCCAGCTCACCTTCGGTGGTGAGAACGCCGAAGCCTACTGGTCGCCGGACAGCCGCAAGCTCATCCTCCAGTCGACCCGCGGCAACGACGAGTGCGACCAGATCTACCTCCTGGATCTCGGCACCGGCGAGACGAACCGCGTCTCCAACGGCCAGGGCAAGACCACCTGCAGCTACTTCTTCTACCCGGGCGACAAGGGACCGGAGAAGGTCCTCTTCGCCTCCTCCCACGAGCACAGCCCCGCCTGCCCCCCCAAGCCCGACCGGTCCCAGGGCTACGTCTGGCCCCTCGACGAGTTCGACATCTACACCGCGAACCCCGACGGCACCGACATCAAGCCCTTCATCACGGGCAAGGGCTACGACGCCGAGGCCACCATCGCCTTCGACGGCTCGCGCATCGTCTTCACCAGCACGCGTGACGGCGACCTCGACCTGTACACCTCGAACCTCGACGGCACCGACATCAAGCGCATCACGACCACCCCGGGCTACGACGGTGGCGCCTTCTTCTCCCCCGACTCCACCAAGCTCGTCTGGCGCGCCAGCCGGCCCGAGGGCGCGGAGCTGGAGGAGTACAAGGCCCTCCTCGCCAAGGGCATGGTCCGCCCGAGCAAGCTGGAGATCGTCGTCGCCTCGGCGGACGGCGCCAACCCCCGGACCATCACCAAGAACGGCCGCGCGAACTTCGGCCCGTACTTCCTCCCGGACTCTCGCCGCGTGATCTTCTCCTCGGACATGGCCTCCCCCCCCGGGCACCGAGGCGTCCCGAACTTCGAGCTGTTCGTCGTCGACAGCGAAGGCACGCCGGGGCCGGAGGGCGCGCCGACGCCGGAGCGCATCACCCACTACGAAGGGTTCGACGGCTTCCCGATGTTCTCGCCGGACGGCCAGTACCTGGTGTTCGCCTCCAACCGCTTCGGCGGCAAGCCCGGCGAAACGAACCTGTTCGTGGCACGCTGGGTCGAATGA
- a CDS encoding VOC family protein encodes MQTKIQRISPCLWFDRQAEEAVALYTSIFPNSHIGTITRHGKESAEISGIPEGTVLAIDFQLDGVDFAAINGGPIFKFTEAISLVIKCDTQAEVDHYWTRLSEGGDEKAQQCGWLKDRYGLSWQVTPVVLYQLLSDPDPARATRASAAMMQMKKLDIAALLKAADG; translated from the coding sequence ATGCAAACGAAAATCCAGCGCATCAGCCCCTGCCTCTGGTTCGACCGCCAGGCCGAAGAAGCCGTGGCACTCTACACCTCGATCTTCCCCAACTCCCACATCGGCACCATCACCCGCCACGGCAAGGAGAGCGCGGAGATCTCGGGCATTCCGGAGGGCACCGTGCTCGCCATCGACTTCCAGCTCGACGGCGTCGACTTCGCCGCCATCAACGGCGGCCCCATCTTCAAGTTCACCGAAGCGATCTCCCTGGTCATCAAGTGCGACACCCAGGCCGAGGTCGACCACTACTGGACGCGTCTCTCCGAGGGCGGCGACGAGAAGGCCCAGCAGTGCGGCTGGCTGAAGGACCGCTACGGCCTCTCCTGGCAGGTCACGCCCGTCGTCCTCTACCAGCTCCTGAGCGACCCCGACCCGGCCCGGGCCACCCGCGCCTCGGCCGCGATGATGCAGATGAAGAAGCTCGACATCGCCGCCTTGCTGAAGGCAGCGGACGGCTGA
- a CDS encoding MopE-related protein codes for MTRNLAFVPVLGASLVLATLVTAQPASALVTQPNGVVMPVDSNNGETQLYTLFANRGEAIDYQQDGTTSPSTFSPLCEFRATFVLKQSSSTLGVGWYNADPAATMPPALADIHVIVPANAPVNTVITAADIRNSPAYAGGEIGFALVGGQTHYSEPKWNPICTGCNPPGPWITAVIYHSVVTPNAYYLAFEDGNVGNTPNSFNNDGDYNDYVYFFEGLTCSDGGEPCDTGLLGVCAQGVTQCAAGGVVCAPLVPAGAEVCDGIDNDCDGLVDQGDLCQQGYVCDKGTCVQACGTGEFVCFDGKVCDANGFCVEPSCANVNCPAGEVCTAGTCKAPCDGVVCPHPTVCRVGVCVDPCANVMCEDGQVCDGGVCKSSCACAPCATGLACETQGGLCMEEACLTVTCQPGTHCVAGTCIDSCDGAVCPTGQICEQGACVEDPSAGVGGAGGNSTGSGIGVGGSSQSNGGAGGVGGDGGTSSGGNGSAGEESGCGCRAAGAQEAAGLGSVGLLALGLLGLRRRPRRRTTNPTTPTL; via the coding sequence ATGACGCGGAATCTCGCCTTCGTCCCTGTTCTCGGCGCGTCCCTGGTGCTCGCGACGCTGGTGACGGCGCAGCCAGCATCCGCGCTCGTCACCCAGCCCAACGGCGTCGTGATGCCCGTCGACTCGAACAACGGCGAGACGCAGCTCTACACGCTGTTCGCCAACCGAGGCGAGGCCATCGACTACCAGCAGGACGGCACCACCTCCCCGTCCACCTTCTCGCCCCTGTGCGAGTTCAGGGCGACCTTCGTCCTCAAGCAGTCCAGCTCCACCCTCGGCGTCGGCTGGTACAACGCCGACCCGGCGGCGACGATGCCGCCGGCCCTCGCCGACATCCACGTCATCGTCCCCGCCAACGCACCGGTGAACACCGTGATCACCGCGGCCGACATCCGTAACAGCCCGGCTTACGCGGGCGGCGAGATCGGCTTCGCCCTCGTCGGCGGCCAGACGCACTACTCCGAGCCCAAGTGGAACCCCATCTGCACGGGCTGCAACCCACCCGGCCCCTGGATCACCGCCGTCATCTACCACTCCGTCGTCACCCCGAACGCCTACTACCTCGCCTTCGAAGACGGCAACGTCGGCAACACCCCGAACAGCTTCAACAACGATGGCGACTACAACGACTACGTCTACTTCTTCGAGGGCCTCACCTGCTCCGACGGCGGCGAGCCCTGCGACACCGGCCTGCTCGGCGTGTGCGCCCAGGGGGTGACCCAGTGTGCCGCTGGCGGCGTGGTGTGCGCGCCGCTCGTGCCGGCCGGTGCCGAGGTCTGCGACGGCATCGACAACGACTGCGACGGCCTCGTCGACCAGGGCGACCTCTGCCAGCAGGGCTACGTCTGCGACAAGGGCACCTGCGTGCAAGCGTGCGGCACCGGCGAGTTCGTGTGCTTCGACGGCAAGGTCTGCGACGCGAACGGCTTCTGCGTCGAACCCTCCTGCGCGAACGTGAACTGCCCCGCGGGCGAGGTCTGCACCGCCGGCACCTGCAAAGCCCCCTGCGACGGCGTGGTCTGCCCGCACCCGACCGTGTGCCGCGTCGGCGTCTGCGTCGACCCCTGCGCCAACGTGATGTGTGAAGACGGCCAGGTCTGCGACGGCGGCGTCTGCAAGTCGAGCTGCGCGTGCGCCCCCTGCGCCACCGGCCTCGCCTGCGAGACCCAGGGCGGCCTCTGCATGGAAGAGGCTTGCCTCACCGTCACCTGCCAGCCCGGCACCCACTGCGTCGCCGGCACCTGCATCGACTCCTGCGACGGCGCCGTCTGCCCCACCGGCCAGATCTGCGAACAGGGCGCCTGCGTGGAAGACCCCTCGGCCGGCGTCGGCGGCGCTGGCGGCAACTCCACGGGCTCCGGCATCGGCGTCGGCGGCTCTTCCCAGAGCAACGGCGGCGCCGGTGGCGTCGGCGGCGACGGCGGCACATCGAGCGGCGGCAACGGCAGCGCGGGTGAAGAGAGCGGCTGCGGCTGCCGCGCGGCCGGCGCGCAAGAAGCCGCGGGCCTCGGCAGCGTCGGCTTGCTGGCCCTGGGCCTCCTCGGCCTGCGCCGTCGGCCTCGTCGTCGCACGACCAACCCGACGACACCGACGCTCTGA
- a CDS encoding glycoside hydrolase family 5 protein, with protein sequence MKQLVFFALGLALCACGGQMEDPPGGGAIGGNPGVGGSGGDVGRPGELPALPLRILGRWILDGDGTRFKLASVNWYGAEKRDHVPAGLERAHRSDIARRIRRMGVNSVRLPWSNELVETDPVVGDEVIAANLDLGGRRALEVLDAVIEALAAEGLVVILDNHSSDTDACCDETDGNGLWYTSTYTEERWLASWRAIVTRYLDQPAVVAAELRNALRPANGVTPVWGGGDPATDWHAAVQRGGNAVLEINPDLLVVVQALDGASDLRAAGTLPVQLAVENRLVYAVHDDQRFYPGVNTPEDLTGPLEDHWGHLLAYDQPNKAPIWMNEFSTCHTSVTCVNDESGRGLWFQSLLVYLSQNDVDWGYWALNGTQARGMEGTFGEEDTNGLLDTFWRAPASLDLLVQLQLLIPPNQGP encoded by the coding sequence ATGAAGCAGCTCGTCTTCTTCGCCCTGGGTCTCGCGCTCTGCGCCTGCGGCGGCCAGATGGAGGACCCTCCAGGAGGTGGTGCCATCGGCGGCAACCCCGGGGTGGGCGGGAGCGGTGGTGACGTCGGTCGTCCAGGGGAGCTCCCCGCCCTCCCCCTGCGCATCCTGGGACGCTGGATCCTCGATGGCGACGGGACGCGGTTCAAGCTGGCCAGCGTGAACTGGTACGGGGCCGAGAAGCGAGATCACGTGCCCGCCGGGCTGGAGCGCGCTCACCGTTCGGACATCGCCCGGCGAATCCGGAGGATGGGGGTCAACTCCGTACGCCTGCCCTGGTCCAACGAGCTGGTCGAGACGGACCCGGTGGTGGGCGATGAGGTGATCGCGGCGAACCTCGATCTCGGCGGACGACGCGCGCTCGAGGTGCTCGATGCGGTCATCGAGGCGCTGGCCGCCGAGGGACTCGTGGTCATCCTGGACAACCATTCGAGCGACACCGACGCCTGCTGCGACGAGACGGACGGCAACGGGCTCTGGTACACGAGCACGTACACCGAGGAGCGCTGGCTCGCGAGCTGGAGGGCGATCGTGACCCGCTACCTGGACCAGCCGGCGGTGGTGGCCGCGGAGCTGCGCAACGCGCTTCGGCCCGCGAACGGCGTGACCCCGGTCTGGGGCGGAGGGGACCCGGCGACCGACTGGCATGCCGCGGTGCAGCGCGGCGGGAACGCCGTGCTCGAGATCAACCCGGATCTCCTGGTCGTCGTGCAAGCGCTGGACGGCGCAAGTGATCTGAGAGCCGCGGGCACGTTGCCCGTCCAGCTCGCGGTCGAGAACCGGCTCGTGTACGCGGTGCACGACGACCAGCGATTCTACCCCGGGGTGAACACGCCCGAGGATCTGACAGGTCCACTCGAGGACCACTGGGGGCACCTGCTGGCGTACGACCAGCCCAACAAAGCCCCGATCTGGATGAACGAGTTCAGCACCTGCCACACGAGCGTCACCTGCGTGAACGACGAGAGCGGTCGGGGGCTCTGGTTCCAGTCGCTCCTCGTGTACCTGAGCCAGAACGACGTCGACTGGGGGTACTGGGCGCTCAATGGGACGCAAGCGAGGGGGATGGAGGGGACGTTCGGTGAGGAGGACACGAACGGCTTGCTCGACACGTTCTGGAGGGCGCCCGCCAGTCTGGATCTGCTGGTGCAGCTCCAGCTCCTCATCCCGCCCAACCAGGGGCCTTGA